CTAGCAGGTCAAAGACTAAAGATTTGAAAAACACACAATTGAGGTTAATGACCAGAAATGGTTGGTAGAATAAATCTTGGGTTAACATATAACATAATAACACACACAAAACTCTATTGCCAACAAAGCACCAAACAATTTCCTTTTTTGACTTAATTTTTGTGAGGAGTGTTGATTATATTAGAAGGCAAGTTGTCAGTTCTAATATATTCATGGTTTCACAGACCAGATAACATCTATGTAACATTTACTTGCCTAGTTGCTTCTACAGTGTCGTGTGGAAATATTGTTGCAACTTGGGCATTGTTATGgccgtgaacatcaattctatATTGTCAGGGACAGGTTAAGTAACATTTAGTTTTCTGACCGTTAGatgaatatccagcggccaggattataACATTTTAATTAGTCTGGCGGTTAAAAACGCCGTCTAGCGTTTAGAAAAGCGCTAGacgtgttaaaattttattataatctcGGCCGCGAGATATTCATCCAACACCCCAAAACCTAAATGTTATTCAACAGGCCCCTGGCAATCATGGGACCAGGACCCATTCCATAGATCATGGGTATTACCAAGGCGGGTTGACAATGCACCAATTTGAATTTCATTACCATGTTTACCCGTCCTGAGGAGATGCCTGTTTCTCAACACACTTCCCGCAGAGATCATAAAAACATATGTACTATGCAAATTATGATTAAATGCATATTGTCGAATATTTGCTAAGAAACTTAATGATAATTTATTTCTTTATGACCTCCACAAGAGTCAGGTAGCCTGATAAGATGGATTGTTTTATCTGCAGACTGCAATTTACTACATCTTTACTTAATGACTCTAAATTACGTACATAACCACACAATACCATATAAACAACCACACAATAAGAATATTCAGAAAGTTATAACTACGAGAATAAAATCAATACAGATATTTCTGAGGAACCATAGACTTGCTTCAGAAGAATCGGCagcaattgttttcaacttatgCAAAACTGTGAACTGTATGGCTGTATACGGCATAACCATAAGAAATGCTGGGACATTACCACACCAAAATCCCTATAAGAAGGCATAACATTACACATGAGCAAGTATTCCGAAGCTGCAAAAAATCTACCATTAACTGAAATGACATTTACGATATTCTTCACTGTTTAAAGACTCAGAGAAAGCTTTAAGCTGGGTATccagatactccctccgtcccaccagattctttacgttatttttgacacgcattttaaggctcttatgaAATATACTTatactaaatatttttgtttaaaaaattactgaagaaaagtttgacgtttaaacttttattcaaaaaattaaaaatacgttatagaactatactctACGAGAGTCTCAAAAAGTCTgacgggacagagggagtagaatTTAGGAAAAATGTACCGTCAGCCCTTATCCTTTGCCTGAAACATTCCAGTATACTTTGATGTTTGATGTGCCATGCAATTCTTTGTGGGGCAAGGCTCATGAAGACGTGGGTTCCAGCTAACctgaaaaattatcaaatagtaTAGTGTAAAGTCCTTTATGTTTGTGTAAATCAACCATCCACACATTCATATGTGATTTAGATACTTTGCTAAAGAGAATGCAGAGACCCAATAAGAAAAATGTAATTTTACCATGGGCCAATGACAATTCCATTGAATTAACTACTTCTTTAAAAAACACATCCCTAAATCGAGTTGATGTAAACTTTCTAGAAATTCGTTATACAAAACCTTGTGTTTTATGGAAAGCAAGATTACCAAGAGTATACCTGCCCAATTAACAAGAATCACTTATAATTTATAGAAAGCAAGATTATCAGGAATATACCTGGTCAATTAACAGGGATAAATTGTATTCACATTATGTAGGATATTAGTAATACATTTActgaatttttgattaaaataagtTTCATGATTAAATTATCACCTCTTCATAGGAATTAGCACGTTTACTGATATCTTCATTTCTAAGGAGTTATGTAGGTGCAAGTGCATTGAGCAAGAGAAAAGATCCTCTCAAACGAAAACCAAAAGGGAGCTAGAGGTTCTTTAAAAATACcctaaacaatatcaaaagtAATTTAGTGTTACTTGAGGAAGTAGTTGATAGTTGATAGTTAAACGGCGAAAACTTAACTATCCAACAATCTATTAAACAAATCCAGTTATTTGGTACATATCTATTCTCTACTGCGATATAGTAATTTTGAACGGTCTGTAAACCACAACTAAATCCAGATATTTGGTACATATCTAGCCAGACCAAATGTCACCAAAATTACACAAGATTCTAAAATAATGTATTCAGGCcgcaaaaataaatctaacttgATTACTGTGGTTCATTATCGATTAAAAAGAAGAGAATGTTGTGCCAGGAGAATGATAGAAAAGAAGTGAACGTAAGGAAGGTAATGTTTTATATGatccatttttaatatataaaagtagaAGTGATAATAAACTTGCCTTATTTACACTgtttatttattgaaaatataagtTAGTTTTTCAGTTATGTaatgatatttaaaaatttaaaatttgtaaaatttcaagaacgtattttaatttttcagatttaattttataaaaatacatacaaccaatttaaaagctaatttttatattttattatcatattactaATTTTTATACATGATAAGTTATTATTGACAAAATTTTATCTAAACTAATAAGTTTGAATAATAATTTAccttttaatttatgaataactTAACAAGTGTCACATGTCTAATATGATCATGTTTTTCTTAACTTTCAAGTTAAAGACAGTCACACAGCTATTATTTTATGATCCAAAATGCTGGTCCTTCTTAACCTACACAATCTAAATGCTATTGGCGtgtaatattttgtaaaattttcaaacttaAACGCAACATCATCTCTTGTTTTCTTTCCAAAATCAAAATGTCCCATATGAATGATATTTGGCACCTTTTTTCCAAActctgttattttattttgggtATCATTTGTTGGTTTTGTGACATGTGGAGCTGGGGCCTTTTCTCGACCGCCACAGTCTACTTCCAAATAAACACTGTTAAgagaaatttatttgatttaggTTCAAAAACATATTGTGGTTGGGGGAAAATGCTTTATTGTGTACTTAAGAGACATGCATTTAGACATTCAAATATAAGAGCTTATAAACAAGGCATGTATAGCTAATGCTTAATCCTATTTTACAATCCTGGAAAGAAACACCTCTTTCTCGGTGCAAAGGTAAATGAGATCATGCTCAGGATGCCTAAAGTTCCTTACTATAACCTTCTCACCAGATAAATCTTCCATACCTAAGGTAACTCTCAACTTGAAACAATTTGTTTTAGGAGTTCTGTAAAATGGCGCAGCAAATACAAACTTTTTAACAGGGTCACTATCTCCGAATTGTTTCAGGTCAAGATACACATATTGACAAGAATACTCGTTCACTGTTAACTTCACCCACAACCTGTTATCAACATCCATGTTATATAAGGTGATTTGTAATCTTATTCCAACAGGCAGGCCTGAAACAAAGAAAAGTGGAGTTTCACAGGTATTGTTGATGATATCCAACTCTGCCTTGACGTGTTTCAGCCCTCCTGCCAACTCAACCTGCTTCAGAGAAAATAATTCCAGCAACTTCCTGAACTGAAACAAGTTACTCATCCCGCCAATTGAGGTTTGAACTCCATGCAAAGATTTTCCTGCTTCTGCCAAAAAATGTGAAGGCTCAATGGATCCCTTGTCAAGAAGTAGTTCCACAACTGAGTATATGGAATGTAGCTTTCTCAGAGTAGATACATAACACCAAGGCTGTAAACTACATAACTTCAGTGTACAAGTCACCACCATCAACTCCAGGAGGTGGATCGTCACTTCTTTATCCAACCCTAAGAATGTGTAAGCCAGTTCTCTTAGTTTATAATCTAATTCTCCAAAATTTATTTCTATCTCTCCTGTTAACGGGGACTTCTTCAGACACATTAAGTTTGTCCAGATCTTTCCAAAAAGCTCCAACACCCGTATATATTTCAGTGCAAAAACCAAAACACCAGAAGATTGGGATGATGTATTATTTATGCTTCCCAGTTCTTCTTTCAAACTCCTGCATGTCACccatgaaaatatcaaaaacgaATAAGATTCCAAAGATGAAAGCAAACTAGAAAATATTCGTAGTCTTATTTATTTCTATAAAAGTTAAGTTGTATAATCATAGATAAGTTGAATAAGTATTTATATGGACTCGAAGATGCAGGGAAGCAAGTAAGAAACTTATCGAATTGGTTAACACAATGAATACTacttaactaataaaatattgaataccgtttacttatatttgcatatacatatatcatGTATTATTCGTTCAAAGATGATACATGCATGAGTCATTACTGCAGTATGAAATCTAAAAATTTTGCATTATATTTTGTTAGAAAAGCAGTGGACATTAACAGGCATTAATTTATAGATGAACTGATATTCTTCTAAGAATATAGAAGTTTACAGCCCCAAGAAACTGATTTCTccttttatttttacatattatactgtggaagaaaaagaaagaagcttGTTTTCTTGTCCATCAGTGGAATATTATTAACTCTGTCAGATCAGCACTTAGCCCTTTGTTGATCCGCACTTTCTGAAGAAGTGGACATAGGGTGATATAATTAACTTCACCTCACACTGTGACTGTTTGGCTAGAAAGACAACAGATAAGATAGGGCAAATCCATTTCAAACTAATCATTGTTCAATGTATGCAAGTAAATATCACGAGGAAACAAAGAGAAATCGTAGCATACCTTAAAGTCTTAAGTACTCCATCAATGCATCCAACttgcatcggttgccacatgtTACTAATTTGTGCTAGGACTAGATTCACTAATGCTAATACTTCGATCCCCTCCAACTGACAATCTGCGATTGATACTTCTGAGCTGCTCTGCTCCCGTGATTCCTGATTACGCGAGGAATCATTTACTATATGTTGCAGAATCTCATCCCCTTTAATCAACTCCGAGTCAGAAACAGATGTGGATCTACTGCAAGCACACAAGTAAGAGAACAGTACATGACGATCCAAAGCATAAGCTAACCCAGAAGATATTCTCCCCAGAAGAGTGACTGCATATGAAAACATTCTGGGCGGAATTCTGCATATGTTTATCTCATGTGATAGTGAAGCTGAAATGGCCAGTACTAGAATTAGAGCAGTTTTTGCACCATTAGATCCCAACTTGCCTTCGAAAAAGTCATCTATCTAAAACATAAGAGATATCTGTTTCAGTTCATGGAGTCATTTTATTAAATCGAAATAACCAAGAGGCAGAGCCATAAACTCACATTCTTTTAAAGATTTAGATCACATGTGAAAGATCCAAAATTTAAAGATATACTAATCACTAGGAACTAGGAAGTAGTATACAGGCATAGCACATTTAGCATGCATCACTAGACTGACAATGATGGCAGAATAATAAATTTGGCAAAAAGAGAAAAGGCTCATTGAAGACAATTCATACAGAAATATCTAAGGCTCAACCACAGTTGCAAGCGATTTATATTTGCAGGAGAAAAAGATAGCCTCTTCAGAAGTTTTAAATATGACACACTGATTATTACAGTAGTGTTTTATAGAACTTACATCTTGAGAAGTCTCCTCAACAGTACTTGCAGCATAACTACCATGTTTTCGACCGATAATAAAGAGAACAAGAAATATATCAGCTTCATCCTGCAGTATTGTTGTACAAGGAAAAACAGCATTAGAACCAACAAGAATTATGTTTTCCATGTATCTGTATAAAAGTAAACTTTTCCCATGgatgtattatgattatttaaAGATCTTAAAGAAGATGCCAGAACTTAAAAATACTAGTACATTTAAAACTCCCTCCATCGCATTTGTTTGTTTTAGCCTGGTTTTACTTTATGGCCATATTGTCCAGTTTCATAATGCATATTACATACGATAttgttttattttcggttttggATTTAAAAAGTTGTAAAAGCATAACTTTAAATCTTAGTTCAAAAATTAGTCCATTCAACCAAAAATAGACCAGGTCAAGATAAATGGGACAGCAGGAAAATTATCATCGTATCACTTCGAGTAGGCatggatttattttaattatgactGACCTGAGGAAAAGCTTCCATATTTTTAACAAGGCCATTAACACAGAACTTAAACATTTTTGAACTATGCATCTTAAGTAACTGAATTATTCTCCTTGCTTCAGACCTTATTGAGGAAGACGTGTCAAATAAAGCACCAAACAGCTGCAAAACCAAACCATGAGAACTGTAAAATCAATTCTATAGTAGTTAAAAGTGAAAAGTGCAGTGAAGCGCAATAGGGTTGACAGAGCTCAAGTGCGAAGTGCACTTGATGAAAAGTGAACATGACTAATATAAATTAGTCattagttatatataataatgacaAACTGATAGATATTACACAATACAAAAGCAAAGATCATTCATTGTCTATGACAAACTAGTTCAAGGAGTCAGTACTTTGGAGTCACCTACATACAACATAGatatgaaaggaaaaacagataCTTTGAACTTAAAAAATAACATTCATGTGTGCACTTTTATTTGTAATTCACCATTTCTCAACAGAAGTAAATAATATGTGTGTATAAGCCAGTGTATCCATGTGTAAACTTAACAATATAACACTACAACTGATACTCTACTTAACAAGCGCAACAAATGCAAACCATGAAGCTTGAATGCTAAAAAAGAATTGCTAAGCAAATCCTCGAGCCATAGTTCATATGGGCTTATCTCATGTTCACATTTACCCATTACTCAGGAAAGCCTCATTAACAATAATTAATATTCCGTGCATGAAAGAGAACTAAACAAATTCCCAACACTGCAACTTAAGAGCCAcacaaaagtatatatttaagtACAAGACCTTACCAGGTTAAGGTATTCTTCTTGAACCTGATGGTCATGTTGCGCCATATGATGCATTGTTTGTAGTGCTTGTAATCGGACAGCTATTGAATCATCATTCAACATATCCACCAACAAATTTAAGGCTTTACAAGCAAAGTCAGAAGAAAGGATGAAGAGTTCACGCAAGGAAGAACAAGCAGACCTTCGCACCTTAAGACATAGCAGGAAATGACAAAAAATGAACTTACAATTAAAAAGAAACATCAATATAAGAAAACAAAGACATGTGTGTATGGGTGCGGTTGGGTGGGTGACGGAGATGAGAACATATATTTGATGGTATTGAAACAATGTGTAGATTACCttaaacatataattttatgaacaTGCGGTGTTCATGTCAGGCTCATAATGGTTAATGGCACCTAATTATTCTTAGACTCAAGCCAGGTTGACCCTGAGCTTTTACAAGTATATTAATCGAACAATCAGAACAATATCTTATTGAACTCAATGCCTTGACCTTAACTTGTAAATTTAACCTGTCAATTTCTTCATTAAACTTAATTCTTAAACCTGCTTAATTTGAGTGCAAACATTATTAATATAGGAAAGATGGTAAATACGTGATATCTACTTTAAGCATAAACAACAGATCTGcccatatatatgtatatgtatatatagatacAGGGTCCTACTCCACTACAAAcctttcttaaaataaaaagtaaaaactgcaataaaaaatttataaatcaaattgaaatatagcacatatgatATGCAAATTGATCAttggaagatgaagaaaaatacagtgaaatgatttcaaaaaaacatcatcaattgacggaaaaaatcaaattaaaaaacggAAGGGAATGTATGGGATCGTGTCTGTTAGGGCCTTGTGTGCTGACTTCTAGGGGGCATTAGGTTAGATTCATTCAAGGACTCATATTAGTTTGTAGTTTCTATTTTActcttagtttgtatttgatcacttgcctatatatatatatatatatatatatatatatatatatatatatatatatatactccctctgttttaaaacatgtccactttagaaaaaaaaaattgtttcaaaaatacttgtccacttcaactttctatgtaaatttatatttccaaaatcaactctccttcacatatttctaatttatatttccaagatcaaccatatgccacatattatgttcaattaatgacttaatacaactcttttttctcaaaatccacttctcttaaactatgtgatttttagaaagtggacatgtaatttgaaacggagggagtagacacacacacacacacacataaacagATTACATAACAATTTAGATAGCTAAATATTAATACATGTATACACTACATGAATCCCAAAGAAAGAgaagaatttattaaaaattctagAAGTTACCTCATAAAATTCGTCCTCCATCCCATGCACAAAAGCTCCAGCAACATCAGATGTTTGTGTTTTGATAAGTACTTTCTTAGACAGGGTTTGAAGTAGAATATTCTCGGAGGCCATCGTTATCTTCCCAATGGCATCAAAAACTTGAAGTCTTACTTTTACACTCATGTCTCTGACAATTGAACAAAGCTGCAGAAAAGATGATTGAAAAAAGGTAGTACAATAAGATATGACTGCACCATATAaacgttttctttttcttttcttttttcttttttttttgtttgctaAGGCCATCACTAGTCTCACATCAACATATACATTACCCAACCTGCATAGCTCCAAAGACTAAAAGAGGGCACACTATACATGGGTAGGtataaatatgaaacaaaattatccattctaaatttcaaataaacagGATTGAGCTTTGTGAAACATAGTTATAATCTATACCTTTTCAAATAAGGCATCAGACCAGTACTTTTTACTTGCTCCCTCGCTGGATGCCGTGAGTAATTGCCCCCACTCACTAATCTGAAATCGCAAGAAATATAGAAACTTACCATTTCTATTCAACCATAACCAGTGTACATGAAAATTCAGAACTTGCTTACTTTAAAATATGTTGCATATCAAATAAATCACAAAAATCATCACAAAAAGAGCCAGAACATTTTACTTAAGAAGAGAACAGTACCAACATCTGGCACAttattatgtgaaatatcaTCTTTGGTAACTCAATTAAACTAAATCGAAGGCCATTGACTTGTTCCTAATTCTATTATGATTTGTAAGTATTAATGTGAAAGATTAATGTGAAAGATAAGCATCTTACAACTCGAACGGCGGAGCATCTAACAGAATCCTCCGTATCTGAAAGCATCTCAACACCACGCAAAAAACACCCCTCCATCACCCCTCTATCCTGAATCCCAACACAACAGCTCAATCCATCCAAAGCAACTCTCCTAATTTCAGGATACGGATCCTTACTAAACCCTAAAAACACGGTAACCAACACCGCCGGCCGAACCAAAATCCTCTTAGCATTCGCCAACAACCACCTCCTGGCACTAACACAACCACCAAAACATACAGACAAAAACACACTCTCACTCAACTCTTCAACTAACTGAAGAAGCTCAGAGTCCTGCTCAGCAATCGATACGAGTATAGACAGCGATTCGACAACAAGGCGAGGAGAATTGTGAGGGAGTAGAGAGAAAGTACGGAGAGAGGAGAAGATGAGACGGCGGAGGTGGGGGTGGCGGAGAGAGATGTcggagaggagagagatggtGTGAGGGTTAGGATTCAGGGAGAGAGAGTGTGTTAGGGCTTGGAGAATAGTGGAGATTGTTGAATCTGAAGTTGAAGGATTGGTGATTAGTGATCGTGCGAGTGTTAGGGTGTGCCTGGATGGGGGCTCATCGGTGGCGCTCAGTTCGAGGAAGCTGCGGAGGAGTTGTTGCTCCATCGCCGCCGCCAAGACTCCCGTCAAGACACTATAGTTTTAAGTTTCCCCTTTTTCCCTCCAAATTCCGATTTTCTGAGTTTCAatgttctaatattttatatttcaatacttcaatattttatactttaatatttcaatattttttttttttactattttttctaTTATTCAGCCTAGGGGTATGTATGACGCGGTTTGTTACGATTTGTATCTAAAACCACAACTGGTACTACAAAGTgttgtttttaaaattgaaaaccgaAATCGAACCAAATATCGTGTTGCGCTTCGGTTTGCGGTTCCGTTTTCAAACCGTGAGAGTTTGATAAACTTTCGAAATATCGGTGTCTTTAACAAATTTACATTGAATATGTCAAAAATAGTAATATCTCCATAGTTACATCAGTGATCAAGATACGAAACTATTGATCCATATAATGAGTATAATATTGATCGATATAATGAGTAAAATGTATGTCACAAAATTATCTGACTTCAAGTCTGGAAAGAATAAAGAACATAATGCAATAGAAGTTGTTTCAACCATGCCATAAATAGTAGTCAGGAATAAAGAGTTAGGCCAAACATCAAACATGTATAGTTCGCCATAGAACTCCCACATTCTGCAAATTAATGAACATGTTCGGAGAAACTTGAATACCTAGATAAGTTGGTACTACAACACAAAGATGGCAGAAGAATAGAcatgataaattaaaataaatataatttatatattatatttaaatatataaaataaaaataaatatatatatatatatattgttgcgGTTCGGTTCGGGATCTATtcgattttaaaattaatagaaaccaaaaccaaaaccaaggTATCGGCGCGGTTTTATTTGGTGTGGTTTtaattttcggttcggtttccaCTCATCCTGATTGGACcttctttcaatttttttagtttctTTTTTAAAGACATAGTGCATTATTGGCCTACAAAATATGTTTACAACCTGTTGCTGGATATCCCTAACTGATGAAATCCTAATTACTTGAG
This genomic window from Daucus carota subsp. sativus chromosome 7, DH1 v3.0, whole genome shotgun sequence contains:
- the LOC108193689 gene encoding protein SIEL isoform X2: MEQQLLRSFLELSATDEPPSRHTLTLARSLITNPSTSDSTISTILQALTHSLSLNPNPHTISLLSDISLRHPHLRRLIFSSLRTFSLLPHNSPRLVVESLSILVSIAEQDSELLQLVEELSESVFLSVCFGGCVSARRWLLANAKRILVRPAVLVTVFLGFSKDPYPEIRRVALDGLSCCVGIQDRGVMEGCFLRGVEMLSDTEDSVRCSAVRVISEWGQLLTASSEGASKKYWSDALFEKLCSIVRDMSVKVRLQVFDAIGKITMASENILLQTLSKKVLIKTQTSDVAGAFVHGMEDEFYEVRRSACSSLRELFILSSDFACKALNLLVDMLNDDSIAVRLQALQTMHHMAQHDHQVQEEYLNLDEADIFLVLFIIGRKHGSYAASTVEETSQDIDDFFEGKLGSNGAKTALILVLAISASLSHEINICRIPPRMFSYAVTLLGRISSGLAYALDRHVLFSYLCACSRSTSVSDSELIKGDEILQHIVNDSSRNQESREQSSSEVSIADCQLEGIEVLALVNLVLAQISNMWQPMQVGCIDGVLKTLRSLKEELGSINNTSSQSSGVLVFALKYIRVLELFGKIWTNLMCLKKSPLTGEIEINFGELDYKLRELAYTFLGLDKEVTIHLLELMVVTCTLKLCSLQPWCYVSTLRKLHSIYSVVELLLDKGSIEPSHFLAEAGKSLHGVQTSIGGMSNLFQFRKLLELFSLKQVELAGGLKHVKAELDIINNTCETPLFFVSGLPVGIRLQITLYNMDVDNRLWVKLTVNEYSCQYVYLDLKQFGDSDPVKKFVFAAPFYRTPKTNCFKLRVTLGMEDLSGEKVIVRNFRHPEHDLIYLCTEKEVFLSRIVK
- the LOC108193689 gene encoding protein SIEL isoform X1 — translated: MEQQLLRSFLELSATDEPPSRHTLTLARSLITNPSTSDSTISTILQALTHSLSLNPNPHTISLLSDISLRHPHLRRLIFSSLRTFSLLPHNSPRLVVESLSILVSIAEQDSELLQLVEELSESVFLSVCFGGCVSARRWLLANAKRILVRPAVLVTVFLGFSKDPYPEIRRVALDGLSCCVGIQDRGVMEGCFLRGVEMLSDTEDSVRCSAVRVISEWGQLLTASSEGASKKYWSDALFEKLCSIVRDMSVKVRLQVFDAIGKITMASENILLQTLSKKVLIKTQTSDVAGAFVHGMEDEFYEVRRSACSSLRELFILSSDFACKALNLLVDMLNDDSIAVRLQALQTMHHMAQHDHQVQEEYLNLLFGALFDTSSSIRSEARRIIQLLKMHSSKMFKFCVNGLVKNMEAFPQDEADIFLVLFIIGRKHGSYAASTVEETSQDIDDFFEGKLGSNGAKTALILVLAISASLSHEINICRIPPRMFSYAVTLLGRISSGLAYALDRHVLFSYLCACSRSTSVSDSELIKGDEILQHIVNDSSRNQESREQSSSEVSIADCQLEGIEVLALVNLVLAQISNMWQPMQVGCIDGVLKTLRSLKEELGSINNTSSQSSGVLVFALKYIRVLELFGKIWTNLMCLKKSPLTGEIEINFGELDYKLRELAYTFLGLDKEVTIHLLELMVVTCTLKLCSLQPWCYVSTLRKLHSIYSVVELLLDKGSIEPSHFLAEAGKSLHGVQTSIGGMSNLFQFRKLLELFSLKQVELAGGLKHVKAELDIINNTCETPLFFVSGLPVGIRLQITLYNMDVDNRLWVKLTVNEYSCQYVYLDLKQFGDSDPVKKFVFAAPFYRTPKTNCFKLRVTLGMEDLSGEKVIVRNFRHPEHDLIYLCTEKEVFLSRIVK